In the candidate division KSB1 bacterium genome, TTCACGCAGTTCTTTTTCGATGATTAATTTTAGCATGCTCACCTCTAGTAATGTATCATTTGTGTAATTTTATTCATCAAAGTGACTTTTTAACTTTCCACCCTTCGACTCCGCTCCCTTCGACTCCGCTCAGGGGGCTATTCATTTTTTTTGATTGTAAAATAAAGCTTCCTTTTTTATCTGACATTTTTTCTATAGCTGCTACATTATTCCAAGCTGCTCTTTTAATCGAAAGTGGTTTTTTATGGATATGTTCAAATATTTCAACTCCTTCTTTAGCTGACATTTTTTCAGTTCTACATTATTCCAAGCAGTTCCCTGAGCGGAGTCGAAGGGAGCGGAGGTAGTTTGTCAATTATGCTTCTTCCTTTTCCAACTTCAGATCTTCTTTGTATACTTCTACATATTCCATGTAGAGCTTTTCCAGGTCTTCATTTTCAACTTCGGCGTGGGTTCGCTCCATTACCAATTTTCCCTCGTTCATGATTCCAATGACGTCTGAAATCTCCTTTGCCCGAAAGATATCATGCGTGAACATCAGGATAGCTTTGTTTTCACTACGGAGCTCTGCCAGTAATTTGATAAACTCGTAACCTGCTTTCGGATCAAGCCCGGAGGTTGGCTCATCCAATAGAATTGCGGGAGCATCTTTCAAAATTGCGATGGCAATACCGCACTTTTGCCGCATACCTTTGGAAAAACCACCTAACCGTTTGTTATGGGCTTCTTCTTGCAGGCTTACCCGGGTCAACACTTCGCGATAATCGTCTTTACTGTATTTAGTTTTCCCGCCAAGCCGGGCGAAAAAATCCAGGTTCTGAATTGCCGTGAATTGCGGGTACAACATTACATTTTCCGAGACAAACGCCGCTTTTTGTTTTGCTTTCAAGGGTTCCCTGTGTGTTACAATCCCATCAATTCTTGCCTCGCCTTCGGTGGGGTCAATGAAATTGAAGAACAGGTTAATGGTTGTGGTCTTGCCGGCTCCATTAGCACCGAGCATTGCATAAATTTGTCCAGGATACACAGAAAAAGACAAATGATCTACACCCATTACACCATCTTCGTAACGCTTGGTTAAATTATCCGTCTCCAACATTGGCGACTTTATATCTGGTTCTTTAACTTCATTTTGTTCTGGTTCGAAATGATTCTCTTTGCTTTCCATTTCATTTCCTTCAAATTTTGTAATTGCGTTAGTACTCATTTTCATTAGAATTTTTCTTTGCTTTCAATGAATTTAATTTTCTTATTCCTGGTTAATTGTTATTTTGAATTTGAATTTAGAAATTCGTTTTTCTTAATTATGTGTTATCTTCTTGACAACCGAATTCCAAAAACAACGATGCCTACAATCAATCCAACAATAGCTAAAATCAAGACAGTAATTCCTAATACATTTGCCTCGGCTTGAATTTCGATAGTTACCGTTTTATCTTCGCCATTTACCGGCTGATCGTCAGACAAAGAACTGGAGCGAATCCTGACTTCATAACGGCCGACAGAAACATCTTCTTTTGGTTTAATATTTATGATAACAACTTTCTCTTCACCAATTTCCAGAGACGGAATTACCGGGGGCTCAATTACTTTTTGCCAGTTCAATGGCGGATCGACTTCAACGACTACATTGTCCAGCCGGCGCGTTCCTTCGTTGACCATTTCAATGCTAATAGAAACAGATTCATCAGCCAGAATCGTATGAAATAATTGGGGTGCACGTACCAAAAGCACACCAATTCCTCGTGGTACGATTTCCAAAGACACATAGCCGATTTTCATTTTCTTAATTTCTTCATGAGTCCATACTTTTCGACGAATATTGTTAGCGTCTAAGGCTTTATTTTTAGGAATCACCAATACATAAAAAAGAATAGGTTTATCGATAAGGACTTCCGCGGTTGGCCTGTCCGGTAAGTATACTTGCAGAGCTACCCGTTTGGTATTACTGCTCTCGGTAAACTTAAACTGGCTGAGCCTTGCTTGACTGGATGGATCGCTAAAAAACCGGGTTATTTGATTTGGTAAATTTACAACTTCAAGTTTAAAAGTATTGGTTACACCGCTAAATAATTCCAGAGTCATGCTAAAGGTTGCGGTTCCACCCAATTCAACCTCCTGGGAAAACTGCTCTGATTGAACAATCACTTTATTTGCACTGGCATCCTTTTGTAAATATACCTTAGGAGTACGTTGAGACCCGTTGCCATAAATAATATCTATTGTCACAATATCCACGTCTTGAAGTAACTCAAATTCAATCTCTTCAGGTCTCCCATATCGAAGCTCTTCAATCTTAATTTCGTAAGGCAGGCTAATGATGGCATTCTGATCGTTGAGCAAAGAGATATACACATCGTTGATAATATCCGGCTGCAGAGATCGGAATAATTCATCATCAATATTCACCAGCTTACGAAACTCAGCGCTGCCTCCGGATGTGTTTTCCAATTGAACTCGAACTCGTTTGCGTCCATCTTCAGTTTGATATTTGACCGCTTTTCGTACCGAGACATATTGTTTTTCAAACAAAACAGCCAACAAGGATTGTTGGTAATTCACTTCCGCATTTGCATACATATTGCGTGCACGATCTAACTCAAGCTGAGAAATCAAATCTTTTGCCCGCATTTCCTTCATGCGGTCAAATTCCGTTCTTGCAACTTCGAAAGCTTCCTTTGCGCGCTTCAATCCTAACAGGCGGTACTGGTCATCCCGTTGATTAAACGGCGTACCTGTTTGAGACCAGGAGTGTTGAGGCAGACAGCCAATGAAACACAGGGTGAACAGGCAGATTCGTTTGAATCCAAGAATTTGTTTCAAGGTTTTTAACACAATCACGATTCCCTTATGTTTAGTCCTGTCGGATTATGATATTACCGCGTGCCTTTGGTTTTACTACAGAGACACTCAATTTCTGACCATCACGGGATAGTTCAATGTCGAGTTTATCACCAACTTCAACTTTCCCATAGATTTCTTCAAATTGCTGGGTGGATTTTACCACTTGTCCATTTAGGGCTTGAATAATGTCACCATCTTTTAGTTCATTTTTGTCCATACCCGGTAAAGGCAAAACACGAGCAACTATAACCATTCCCTCCTCTTCGCCCAATATTACCGCGAGACCCATCACAGGCTTTAAATTCTCATAACCGTCCATTTCTTCAGGCGTGATCATCATCATTCTTTGTCCACCAGGGGAGTGTCCGCCTTCACCCGAACCACGGCCAGCCATTTGCATTTGCGGCAGATCTTTTGGATCTGCTTTATCAAAAGAAATAATGAAGGGATCTTTATCTCGCTTTATACCAATCTGAACTTTAGCGCCAATTTCTAAATCTGCATATTGTTCCTCAAAAGCCTTCACTTTTTTAATCCGCTTTCCATTCAAATAAAGTATAACATCCCCCTCCTGAATATCTACACCCCGGTATGGCTCACGCCGCATATCTTTGGGCATAGCCATTGCAACTTTAACAGTATTATCACCTTCTTCAGTCAACATAACAGACAATTCTGGAATACGAAACATTTCACCTTCAATTTCGATTGTCCGGACAATCTGGGTAAATCCTGGCAGATTCCAAAGCAGAAGAATCATAGATAATAAAATAGTTTTACATTTCCTGGTCATAATCAATCTCCTCTGTTTATAAAAATGAATGAATCAACACGATTCAGATATTTCCGGTTAAAATTCAATAGACACTGCATTTTTTCGAAAATTAAATTATCAAACTTTTAGACGAATAATAATATGAATTTGATTCATTACCCTGTAGTTAAAGAGTGTTAGGAAATGTTAAATAATGTTAATTAGCAAGAATTCGAGGAGAATATTTCGTAATTTCGAATCATGAAACAAAAACGTAAAACCATGGTGGTTATAATCGTTCTGATTTCAGCCGCGCTTCTCGGGTTGATCTGGCTACAAATAGTACTGCTGGATAGAGCTTTCGAATTAAAAAACCAGGCATTTCAACAAAATGTAAATTCAGCGCTCAATTCCATAGTCCACAGGCTGGAAGATAAAGAAATGGTTTCTAAAGTGATTCGGGTTATGATTAAAGCGGATTCAAATAAACCTGCACAAAAAATTCATAGGGAAGTAAAAGTGTTAACTTCAGATGTGGAATTTGGCGACAGTTCAATAGTTTGGAATTATAAGTATTCAAATATACCAAGGTTTGATGTCGAAAAAGGAAAATTTTACTATAATCTCACATCACCACAGCATGTTCGCCTGCGAATTTTAGATACACTGGGAAATGAGATAGAAGAAGTGTTAAATGAGTACAAGCCGGCAGGCCATTATGAATTGTTAATTGATACACTAGGCACAAAACCGGGCAAAACCGTTTTAAATTTTTTAGCCG is a window encoding:
- a CDS encoding PDZ domain-containing protein, producing the protein MTRKCKTILLSMILLLWNLPGFTQIVRTIEIEGEMFRIPELSVMLTEEGDNTVKVAMAMPKDMRREPYRGVDIQEGDVILYLNGKRIKKVKAFEEQYADLEIGAKVQIGIKRDKDPFIISFDKADPKDLPQMQMAGRGSGEGGHSPGGQRMMMITPEEMDGYENLKPVMGLAVILGEEEGMVIVARVLPLPGMDKNELKDGDIIQALNGQVVKSTQQFEEIYGKVEVGDKLDIELSRDGQKLSVSVVKPKARGNIIIRQD
- a CDS encoding ABC transporter ATP-binding protein — encoded protein: MLETDNLTKRYEDGVMGVDHLSFSVYPGQIYAMLGANGAGKTTTINLFFNFIDPTEGEARIDGIVTHREPLKAKQKAAFVSENVMLYPQFTAIQNLDFFARLGGKTKYSKDDYREVLTRVSLQEEAHNKRLGGFSKGMRQKCGIAIAILKDAPAILLDEPTSGLDPKAGYEFIKLLAELRSENKAILMFTHDIFRAKEISDVIGIMNEGKLVMERTHAEVENEDLEKLYMEYVEVYKEDLKLEKEEA